The following are from one region of the Mesorhizobium sp. B2-8-5 genome:
- a CDS encoding dimethylamine monooxygenase subunit DmmA family protein, protein MTIGTDSSSKPAYGTLTWGAAQQHVVVSDEAGLIAVERLLATPCPGGAGSIRIHMLGREDRIGPSLKASTAGIELHAAEPDFSDALSARMDAMPAAGRLYVAGCEPFLSLVRRLARDRGLAADILLAELVGAGARRAQCAHCKTVYDGIAHRAFDCACCKVTLVVRDHYSRRIGAYQAVVLHPSDPNMPALRREPL, encoded by the coding sequence TTGACCATCGGTACCGACAGTTCGTCGAAGCCTGCCTACGGCACGCTGACCTGGGGAGCCGCGCAGCAGCACGTCGTGGTTTCGGACGAGGCGGGCCTAATCGCTGTCGAGCGTCTCCTCGCGACGCCATGTCCTGGCGGCGCCGGGTCCATACGCATTCACATGCTGGGGCGTGAGGACCGGATCGGGCCCTCGTTGAAGGCATCAACAGCCGGCATTGAACTGCACGCCGCTGAACCGGATTTTTCCGATGCGCTCTCGGCTCGAATGGATGCCATGCCGGCGGCGGGCAGGCTCTATGTCGCGGGTTGTGAACCCTTCCTCTCCCTCGTGCGCCGGCTGGCGCGGGACCGGGGCCTTGCCGCCGACATTCTGCTTGCGGAACTGGTTGGCGCTGGCGCGCGGCGGGCTCAATGCGCACATTGCAAGACGGTGTATGACGGCATTGCCCACCGGGCCTTCGACTGCGCTTGCTGCAAGGTGACATTGGTCGTGCGGGATCACTACTCGCGGCGTATAGGCGCCTATCAGGCCGTCGTCCTCCATCCCTCGGATCCCAACATGCCCGCCTTGCGGCGAGAGCCTCTGTGA
- a CDS encoding helix-turn-helix transcriptional regulator, with protein MQIAACRAVDLDRLNIYQSSFYAHDPCSPVRMISRQARTQTLQRACCESEALDLYRPYMALSGIKDALEMVFWHEGRAVAGLGLVARDDQDCVSAEAWKLAQSMQRYVEASLALHPRVMRDRARRRLAREFLLSKRELEIADLVGKGLTNQEIGEELAISLPTVKTHLRSLFAKLDVGNRTSLVAEMRKAEMTG; from the coding sequence ATGCAGATAGCGGCCTGCAGGGCTGTCGATCTCGATCGGCTCAACATCTACCAATCCAGCTTCTATGCACATGACCCGTGCAGTCCTGTGCGGATGATCAGCCGGCAGGCGCGCACCCAGACCTTGCAGCGCGCATGCTGCGAAAGCGAGGCCCTCGATTTGTACCGGCCGTATATGGCGCTCAGCGGGATCAAAGACGCATTGGAGATGGTTTTCTGGCATGAAGGCCGCGCGGTTGCCGGGCTAGGACTTGTGGCCAGGGATGACCAGGATTGCGTCTCGGCGGAAGCCTGGAAGCTGGCCCAGAGCATGCAGCGCTATGTCGAGGCCAGCCTTGCGCTGCATCCAAGGGTGATGCGCGATCGGGCCAGAAGAAGGCTCGCAAGGGAATTCCTGTTGTCGAAGCGGGAACTCGAGATCGCCGACCTGGTCGGCAAGGGCCTGACCAACCAGGAGATCGGCGAAGAACTGGCGATTTCCCTGCCCACGGTGAAGACCCATCTGCGGAGCCTGTTCGCAAAGCTCGATGTCGGGAACCGCACTTCGCTCGTCGCCGAAATGCGCAAAGCCGAAATGACTGGATAA
- a CDS encoding acyl-CoA dehydrogenase family protein, with translation MALEADLFEQLRDTVRRFVRERLVPREAEIARTDRMPTEIKQEMRELGLFGLSIPQEYGGLGLDMEEEVRITFELGHTSPAFRSVFGTNNGIGSQGLVMDGTDAQKSSYLPRLATGELISSFALTEPEAGSDAGSLRTTARRDGDEYVLDGTKRFITNAPYADLFTVFARAEAGQKPGGAVTAFLVERGAPGLSFGKIDKKMGQAGSHTCDVIFEDCRVPATAVLGGKEGQGFRTAMKVLDRGRLHISAFCVGMAERLIHDSLTYAMQRKQFGQPIAEFQLIQAMLADSRAEAYAARCMVLETARSKDRGENVSTEAACCKMFASEMVGRVADRAVQIHGGAGYMEEYGIERAYRDVRLFRIYEGTTQIQQILIARNMMKEAAAAA, from the coding sequence ATGGCCCTTGAAGCAGACCTCTTCGAACAGCTGCGCGACACGGTGCGGCGCTTCGTGAGGGAACGCCTGGTCCCGCGCGAAGCCGAAATTGCCCGCACGGACAGGATGCCAACCGAGATCAAGCAGGAGATGCGCGAGCTCGGGCTGTTCGGTCTATCGATACCGCAAGAGTATGGCGGCCTCGGTCTCGACATGGAGGAAGAGGTCCGCATCACCTTCGAGCTTGGACATACGTCTCCGGCATTCAGGTCAGTGTTCGGCACCAACAACGGCATCGGCTCCCAGGGCCTTGTGATGGACGGCACGGACGCCCAGAAGTCGTCCTACCTGCCGAGACTGGCGACGGGAGAGTTGATCAGCTCCTTCGCGCTCACCGAACCGGAAGCCGGATCCGACGCTGGTTCGCTGCGCACGACCGCCCGCCGCGACGGCGACGAGTACGTGCTCGACGGTACCAAGCGCTTCATCACCAACGCGCCCTATGCGGATCTCTTCACGGTCTTTGCCCGGGCCGAGGCCGGTCAAAAACCCGGCGGCGCGGTTACGGCATTCCTCGTCGAACGGGGCGCGCCGGGCCTGTCATTCGGCAAGATCGACAAGAAGATGGGACAGGCCGGCTCGCACACCTGCGACGTGATTTTCGAGGATTGCCGCGTGCCGGCCACAGCCGTCCTGGGCGGCAAGGAAGGCCAAGGCTTCCGGACCGCGATGAAAGTTCTGGACAGGGGGCGGCTGCATATTTCGGCCTTCTGCGTCGGCATGGCCGAACGGCTCATCCACGACAGCCTGACCTATGCCATGCAGCGCAAGCAGTTCGGGCAGCCGATCGCCGAGTTCCAGCTGATACAGGCGATGCTGGCGGACAGCCGGGCCGAAGCCTATGCCGCCCGCTGCATGGTGCTCGAAACGGCGCGGTCGAAGGATCGCGGCGAAAATGTCTCCACCGAGGCCGCCTGCTGCAAGATGTTTGCCAGCGAAATGGTCGGCCGCGTCGCGGACCGGGCGGTGCAGATCCATGGCGGCGCCGGATACATGGAAGAGTACGGCATCGAACGGGCCTACCGCGATGTCCGCCTGTTCCGCATCTACGAGGGGACGACCCAGATCCAGCAGATCCTGATCGCGAGGAACATGATGAAGGAAGCTGCCGCCGCGGCTTAG
- a CDS encoding IclR family transcriptional regulator has product MRKRNKPIVAPSDEELGQHASALVRGLQILRAFTPADVTLGNQELIERTSLPKATISRLTYTLVGLGYLVYDPLLGRYSIGPSTVSLGYSGLSSSAVIYMAKPLMQALAFETGVAVAMGMRDGLEMVYVANCRPETPVTLRLNVGSRLPIWQTSMGLAYLAAMEETLRDRVVRQLLETNPNTKDKIQRAVDSGLESYAKHGFVSSFGDWYSYINAVGVPFRPTDGSQLVAITCGGIKDLAPVEACLSVYVPKLKSLLAELQSRLIGAVPPAMGQPTAATLAGNEG; this is encoded by the coding sequence ATGAGAAAACGCAACAAGCCGATCGTCGCGCCCTCGGATGAAGAACTGGGTCAACACGCCTCGGCCCTTGTGCGCGGACTGCAGATATTGCGCGCCTTCACGCCCGCGGACGTCACGCTCGGCAACCAGGAACTGATCGAGCGGACAAGCCTGCCGAAGGCCACCATATCGCGCCTGACCTACACTTTGGTCGGGCTTGGCTACCTGGTCTACGACCCTTTGCTCGGCCGATACAGCATCGGGCCCTCCACCGTATCGCTCGGCTACTCGGGCCTCAGCAGCAGCGCGGTGATCTACATGGCCAAGCCGCTCATGCAGGCGCTCGCCTTCGAAACCGGCGTCGCGGTGGCCATGGGCATGCGGGACGGGCTGGAGATGGTCTATGTCGCCAACTGCAGGCCGGAAACGCCCGTGACGCTCAGGCTGAACGTCGGCTCGCGGCTGCCGATATGGCAGACCTCGATGGGGCTGGCCTATCTGGCCGCCATGGAGGAGACGCTGCGCGACCGGGTTGTCCGCCAATTGCTCGAGACAAACCCCAACACGAAGGACAAGATCCAGCGTGCCGTCGACAGCGGGCTTGAAAGCTACGCCAAGCATGGTTTCGTGTCATCGTTCGGAGACTGGTACAGCTACATAAATGCCGTGGGCGTGCCTTTCAGACCAACCGACGGTTCCCAACTGGTCGCCATCACGTGCGGCGGCATCAAGGACCTCGCGCCCGTCGAGGCCTGCCTCTCGGTTTATGTCCCCAAGCTCAAATCGCTGCTCGCGGAACTTCAGAGCCGGCTGATCGGCGCCGTGCCGCCGGCGATGGGCCAACCAACCGCGGCGACGCTGGCCGGCAACGAAGGATAA
- a CDS encoding acetoin dehydrogenase dihydrolipoyllysine-residue acetyltransferase subunit, with protein MATAVIFPKVSLETDAGTISRWLKEDGATVSQGEALFEIDNDKAAVEVEAPASGVVSYVRNAGEDVQVGEVVAHILQSGEQLEAAGKPIAKAAPMAVAANGKSQPAQQSSSARIIATPLARRIAEQQQIDLRSVRGSGPKGRIQKRDVIQLPAAAPRPSPVAGDSPLNAVWLQKDGPGTLVALHGFASDHNAWRGLLAAGRPRARMLAVDLPGHGRSPRTVPADLDAICAMVEQRMAAEGIDEATFIAHSFGAAVAARLASRGFVRINALLLISPAGLGPEIRHQFIKGFVAARQPSSILPWLHELVFDPGLISEAFVRSVVDQRKDDELSGALAGLAERYFCDGTQTFSIRPDLERLRIPVRIIFGMQDRIIPFAHCHSLPGRVGLHAFQQCGHMPYLEQPELTLSIVNEMLVLGRSDR; from the coding sequence ATGGCGACTGCCGTTATCTTTCCGAAGGTCAGCCTGGAGACGGACGCCGGCACGATTTCGCGCTGGCTGAAGGAAGATGGCGCGACGGTGAGCCAGGGCGAGGCTCTTTTCGAGATCGACAACGACAAGGCGGCGGTCGAGGTCGAGGCCCCGGCATCCGGAGTTGTCTCGTATGTCCGCAATGCCGGCGAAGACGTCCAGGTCGGCGAAGTCGTCGCCCATATCCTGCAAAGCGGCGAGCAGCTCGAAGCCGCAGGCAAACCGATCGCCAAAGCGGCGCCGATGGCCGTTGCCGCCAATGGCAAGAGCCAACCGGCGCAGCAGAGCTCGTCCGCCCGCATCATAGCCACGCCGCTGGCCAGACGCATCGCCGAGCAGCAGCAGATCGACCTGCGCAGCGTCCGCGGCTCCGGACCGAAGGGACGCATTCAGAAGCGTGACGTCATTCAGCTGCCGGCGGCAGCCCCGAGACCGTCTCCGGTTGCAGGCGATTCGCCCCTCAATGCCGTGTGGTTGCAGAAGGACGGCCCCGGCACGCTCGTCGCCCTGCATGGCTTTGCGTCTGACCACAATGCCTGGCGCGGCCTGCTGGCCGCCGGACGGCCAAGGGCGCGCATGCTGGCTGTCGATCTGCCTGGCCACGGACGATCGCCGAGGACAGTTCCGGCGGATCTCGACGCGATCTGCGCCATGGTCGAGCAGCGCATGGCAGCCGAAGGCATCGATGAGGCGACTTTCATCGCCCATTCCTTTGGTGCCGCGGTGGCCGCGAGACTCGCCAGCCGCGGGTTCGTCCGGATCAATGCGCTGCTGCTGATTTCGCCGGCGGGGCTCGGCCCGGAAATCCGTCATCAGTTCATCAAGGGCTTCGTCGCGGCTAGGCAGCCTTCCAGCATCCTGCCCTGGCTGCACGAACTGGTGTTCGATCCCGGCCTGATCTCCGAAGCCTTCGTGCGCAGCGTGGTGGATCAGCGCAAGGACGACGAATTGTCCGGCGCGCTGGCCGGCCTGGCGGAGCGCTATTTCTGCGATGGCACGCAGACCTTCTCGATCCGGCCCGACCTGGAACGGCTGCGTATCCCGGTCCGCATCATCTTCGGCATGCAAGACAGGATCATTCCGTTTGCCCATTGCCATTCGCTTCCCGGCCGCGTCGGCCTCCACGCTTTCCAGCAATGCGGTCACATGCCGTATCTGGAGCAGCCGGAGCTCACGCTTTCAATCGTCAACGAGATGCTGGTTCTGGGTCGCTCCGACCGTTGA
- a CDS encoding DMT family transporter → MPARQSSFTNVYVCAFAAYACFSTSDAFTKALHGPLSVFEIGFFENAFASIVLLATRHENERWVEFWKMSRPWPIHLRAICGVLSSLCAIYAFTTIPLVDAYSLIFLAPFFVTVMSVLILKEHVGQWRWFAVLLGFVGVLLAVKPGFQAFQLGHFGAMVAGLSTGTSIIIMRGLGSAAKKTSILGMLFLYLVSVNGIGMVLHGFTAPALQDLVLMALSGLCVGLGQWAFVSAARYGNATQIAPVAYSQLGWAMLFGIIIFHEYPDLLAVIGVGIIASAGLLTVLRERIRRIKPANPPGIR, encoded by the coding sequence ATGCCAGCCCGGCAATCTTCCTTCACCAACGTCTATGTCTGCGCCTTCGCGGCCTATGCGTGCTTCTCGACTTCCGACGCTTTCACCAAAGCCCTGCACGGGCCTTTGAGCGTTTTCGAGATCGGGTTCTTCGAGAACGCCTTCGCTTCGATAGTCCTCCTGGCCACGCGCCACGAGAACGAGCGTTGGGTCGAGTTCTGGAAAATGAGCCGGCCATGGCCCATTCATTTGCGCGCCATATGCGGCGTGCTGTCCAGCCTTTGCGCGATCTATGCCTTCACGACAATCCCGCTTGTTGACGCCTACTCGCTTATCTTCCTTGCCCCATTCTTCGTGACCGTCATGTCCGTCCTGATCCTGAAGGAACACGTCGGGCAATGGCGATGGTTCGCCGTGCTGCTCGGATTTGTGGGCGTCCTGCTGGCGGTCAAGCCTGGCTTCCAGGCGTTTCAGCTCGGACATTTCGGCGCGATGGTGGCAGGGCTTTCGACCGGCACGTCGATCATAATCATGCGAGGCCTCGGCTCCGCCGCCAAGAAGACGAGCATCCTGGGGATGCTGTTCCTCTACCTCGTCTCGGTCAATGGCATCGGCATGGTGCTTCACGGCTTCACAGCGCCTGCCCTGCAGGATCTGGTGCTGATGGCGCTGTCGGGCCTGTGCGTGGGGCTCGGCCAGTGGGCGTTCGTGAGCGCGGCGCGCTACGGGAACGCGACCCAGATTGCGCCGGTCGCCTATTCGCAGCTTGGCTGGGCCATGCTCTTCGGCATCATCATCTTCCACGAATATCCCGATCTGTTGGCGGTGATCGGAGTGGGGATCATCGCCAGCGCAGGCCTGCTGACGGTCCTGCGCGAGCGCATACGCCGGATCAAACCCGCAAACCCGCCCGGCATACGCTGA
- a CDS encoding PDR/VanB family oxidoreductase, with amino-acid sequence MDPADKGFLKLRLAGIETVAGGVKSFFLEHPRGLDLPAFSPGSHLVLLLDTGGRIRRNAYSLTGDPDDRGRYAISVLRQPDGRGGSRFLHEGLRVGDELTVRRPLNFFPVDRLARRHLLIASGIGITPFLSMARELDRVRADFELHYSVRSAEDAPFVATLRARYGPKVHVHDSAAGTRLDISGLLAGQQAGTHAYVCGSPRMMDAAIEATGAVGWPPSCFHAERFKAAVGGVPFSVVLPEKEERVIEVSSDQSMLEALEDAGVEIDSMCRVGACGKCRLKVQGCTGRIVHNDHVLDATERAEGTAMMPCVSRVMGGQVTVQA; translated from the coding sequence ATGGATCCCGCCGACAAGGGATTCCTGAAGCTGAGGCTGGCCGGTATCGAGACCGTCGCCGGGGGTGTGAAGAGCTTTTTCCTCGAGCATCCACGGGGGCTCGATCTACCGGCTTTTTCGCCCGGGTCCCATCTTGTGCTGCTGCTCGACACCGGTGGGCGCATCCGCCGCAATGCCTACTCGCTGACCGGCGATCCCGATGATCGCGGCCGCTACGCGATCTCGGTGCTGCGGCAGCCCGACGGGCGCGGCGGCTCGCGGTTCCTCCATGAAGGCCTTCGCGTCGGCGACGAATTGACCGTTCGCCGGCCGTTGAACTTCTTCCCGGTGGATCGGCTGGCACGGCGCCATCTGCTGATTGCAAGCGGCATCGGGATCACGCCGTTTCTGAGCATGGCGCGCGAGCTCGATCGCGTGCGTGCGGACTTCGAACTGCATTATTCGGTCCGCTCGGCCGAGGACGCGCCCTTCGTCGCGACGCTTCGCGCCCGCTATGGTCCGAAGGTGCATGTTCACGACAGCGCCGCGGGAACGCGCCTCGATATTTCCGGTCTGCTGGCTGGCCAGCAGGCAGGCACCCATGCCTATGTCTGCGGATCGCCGAGGATGATGGACGCGGCGATCGAGGCAACTGGCGCCGTGGGCTGGCCCCCGTCATGTTTTCACGCGGAACGGTTCAAGGCGGCGGTGGGAGGCGTACCGTTCTCGGTGGTGCTGCCCGAGAAGGAAGAGCGCGTCATCGAGGTTTCCTCCGACCAGTCGATGCTCGAAGCGCTGGAGGATGCAGGCGTCGAAATCGATTCCATGTGCCGCGTCGGAGCTTGCGGCAAATGCCGGCTGAAGGTGCAAGGCTGCACCGGCAGGATCGTCCACAACGACCACGTTCTGGATGCAACGGAGCGGGCCGAAGGAACCGCCATGATGCCTTGCGTCTCGAGGGTGATGGGCGGCCAGGTGACGGTCCAGGCATGA
- a CDS encoding aminotransferase yields the protein MNAHSEINATDLAYHLHSQTNPQALSREGAYIVVKGDGAHVIDENGKRYIDAMAGLWCASLGFNNERLGRAAAKQYEELGYYHSFYGRTNPKAATLSKKLVDLTGMPGGKAFFVTSGSEANETMVKLAWLYHASRGKPTKRKVIARDRAFHGSTIVAGSMCGLEMMHREFGLPLPGFIHTLCPNTYRVKLPGESQADFVARLAGELERMILREGPDTIAAFIAEPVIAGGGIISPPEGYFEAVQKILAKYDILCLDDEVVCGFGRTGNWFGRETVGMAPDMMSLAKGITSSYFPLAAVIVSPKILEAVERYNEGGTSFGHGFTNAAHPVGAAVAAETIAIYEELGIVAHVRKMGALLHQTLAEVTKDSPIVGNLRGVGLMYGVELVEDPATGSPFAPARQVGARLAASAYEHGLVVRAMRDTVGFCPPLIIDERDVEEIGSKMEKALRETEKAIQAKSI from the coding sequence GTGAACGCGCATTCCGAAATCAACGCGACCGACCTCGCCTACCATCTGCATTCCCAGACCAATCCACAGGCCCTGTCGCGCGAGGGCGCTTACATCGTCGTCAAGGGCGACGGCGCGCATGTCATCGACGAAAACGGCAAACGCTACATCGACGCCATGGCGGGACTCTGGTGCGCGTCGCTGGGTTTCAACAACGAGCGCTTGGGGCGTGCGGCCGCCAAACAATACGAAGAGCTCGGCTACTACCATAGCTTCTACGGACGCACGAACCCGAAGGCGGCGACGCTGAGCAAGAAGCTGGTCGACCTGACCGGCATGCCGGGCGGCAAGGCCTTCTTCGTGACCTCGGGTTCCGAAGCCAACGAAACCATGGTGAAGCTGGCCTGGCTCTACCATGCCTCGCGCGGCAAGCCGACCAAGCGCAAGGTCATCGCGCGTGACCGCGCCTTCCACGGATCGACCATCGTGGCGGGATCCATGTGCGGGCTGGAGATGATGCACAGGGAGTTCGGACTTCCGCTCCCGGGCTTCATCCATACGCTTTGCCCCAACACCTATCGGGTCAAGCTGCCGGGCGAAAGCCAGGCGGACTTCGTCGCCCGCCTGGCAGGCGAGCTCGAGCGCATGATCCTGCGGGAAGGCCCGGATACGATCGCCGCCTTCATAGCCGAGCCGGTCATTGCCGGCGGCGGCATCATCTCGCCGCCCGAGGGCTATTTCGAGGCCGTCCAGAAGATCCTGGCGAAATACGATATCCTGTGCCTCGACGACGAGGTCGTCTGCGGGTTCGGCCGCACCGGCAACTGGTTCGGGCGCGAGACGGTCGGCATGGCGCCAGACATGATGTCGCTCGCCAAGGGCATCACCTCTTCCTATTTCCCGCTCGCGGCCGTGATCGTGTCGCCGAAGATCCTCGAAGCGGTCGAGCGCTACAATGAAGGCGGCACTTCGTTCGGCCACGGCTTCACCAACGCGGCTCACCCCGTCGGCGCGGCCGTCGCGGCGGAAACGATCGCGATCTACGAAGAGCTCGGTATCGTCGCCCATGTCCGCAAGATGGGCGCGCTTCTCCATCAGACGCTCGCCGAGGTGACGAAGGACTCGCCCATCGTCGGGAACCTTCGCGGCGTCGGGCTCATGTATGGGGTCGAGCTCGTCGAAGACCCGGCAACCGGCTCGCCTTTCGCGCCGGCGCGCCAGGTTGGCGCCCGCCTTGCCGCCAGCGCCTATGAGCACGGCCTTGTGGTTCGCGCGATGCGCGACACCGTCGGCTTCTGCCCGCCTTTGATCATTGACGAGCGTGACGTGGAGGAGATCGGCTCCAAGATGGAGAAGGCTCTGAGGGAAACCGAGAAGGCCATCCAGGCAAAGTCGATCTGA
- a CDS encoding heme-dependent oxidative N-demethylase family protein gives MNLSIAPPSGDLAPHVFRGDMTFRNSDAGILRFPFPLDTDRFEMKGVGIEPQDRNGPTAAYRSLFDVDEHYLDEVAERAFVLDRDRSRYHIMPHMEEAQWEATDYIMRALARDFPAYFSYRREDRNCRWENRLLGERRDFVFGRAETLPCEAFEYITRQAQGDFVLMDQRQGTLWLDGGMVTASYGWSFDFILGMNWHDWHGTLVGAAAESRVIDQALRMTMMLSAEAPQRRVTWVHAVRPRLDKSLENKIVWQHDIDGVTAETVPDDIFVRSEFQQLYRLPRSNAIIFVLRNYLLSLRDVARVPKWAARLHRVLRDLDPGLARFSNIHFRHECVDWLARFDDGRPLSPGAGPDTDRLEPRP, from the coding sequence ATGAATTTGTCCATCGCGCCGCCAAGTGGCGACCTTGCGCCCCACGTCTTTCGCGGCGACATGACGTTCCGCAACTCGGACGCTGGCATTCTGCGCTTTCCCTTTCCCCTGGACACCGACCGTTTCGAGATGAAGGGGGTGGGTATCGAGCCGCAGGATCGAAACGGGCCGACCGCGGCCTACAGGTCGCTCTTCGATGTCGATGAGCACTACCTGGACGAGGTTGCCGAACGGGCATTCGTGCTCGATCGCGACCGCTCGCGCTATCACATCATGCCCCACATGGAAGAGGCGCAGTGGGAAGCGACGGACTACATCATGCGCGCTTTGGCGCGGGATTTTCCGGCGTATTTCTCCTATCGGCGGGAGGACAGGAACTGCCGGTGGGAGAACCGCCTGCTGGGAGAGCGGCGGGATTTCGTCTTTGGCCGCGCCGAAACGCTTCCCTGCGAGGCGTTCGAATACATCACCCGCCAGGCCCAGGGCGATTTCGTGCTCATGGATCAGCGGCAGGGCACGCTGTGGCTGGACGGCGGCATGGTGACCGCCTCATACGGCTGGTCGTTTGATTTCATCCTGGGAATGAACTGGCATGACTGGCATGGAACGCTGGTCGGAGCGGCGGCGGAGAGCCGAGTCATCGACCAGGCGTTGCGGATGACGATGATGCTGTCTGCCGAGGCGCCGCAAAGGCGGGTTACCTGGGTGCACGCCGTGCGGCCGCGTCTCGACAAGTCGCTGGAGAACAAGATCGTCTGGCAGCACGACATCGATGGCGTCACGGCAGAGACGGTGCCCGACGACATCTTCGTGCGCAGCGAATTCCAGCAGCTCTATCGCCTGCCGCGCAGCAATGCGATCATCTTTGTCCTGCGCAACTATCTGCTGTCGTTGCGCGACGTGGCGCGGGTGCCGAAATGGGCAGCGCGTCTGCACCGCGTGCTGCGCGACCTCGATCCCGGGCTTGCGCGGTTTTCCAACATCCACTTCCGGCACGAATGCGTCGACTGGCTTGCGCGGTTCGACGACGGGCGACCGCTTTCGCCAGGCGCCGGCCCCGACACCGACCGGCTGGAGCCACGCCCTTGA
- a CDS encoding four-carbon acid sugar kinase family protein — MSVRLAVIADDFTGGLFVASNLEKIGIPALYVCDPDILPSIGDQDVVVIATRLRFMPPAEAVAMLDSLTTALDAIGTEHVFYKYCSTFDSTDEGNIGPCADFLVKKYDQPRLIFGPGYPDLSTYVHEGYMFYKDRLISESIKRFDPITPMNDPDMARVLQRQTAEKVGLLPHRVLHRGSAFAHDYVRDQQDKGVRYFLMDCVDNDDVALGAAIFRRDRITSGADALAIELASQWEKEGVGRAPQDRPRPIRGQGGEAVLVGSCSEVTLRQRDHFALSNPVLDIDIREAEGDILTERSLEWAQTPLDAGRAIGFSVAGDPDAVTWAQSMFGVMGAARKAEAILAGIARGLADRGVRKFVVSGGESSGAIVQALGIQSMQVLPFDELGAGSCVSHDDRRISLFLKPGKIGTEDVFSAALDKMRA; from the coding sequence ATGAGTGTCAGGTTAGCCGTCATTGCCGACGATTTCACCGGCGGTCTGTTCGTTGCCAGCAACCTCGAAAAGATCGGCATTCCCGCCCTTTATGTCTGCGATCCGGATATCCTGCCGTCGATCGGCGATCAGGATGTCGTGGTGATCGCCACGCGCCTGCGCTTCATGCCGCCAGCCGAGGCGGTAGCCATGCTGGATTCCTTGACGACGGCTCTGGACGCCATCGGCACCGAGCATGTTTTCTACAAATACTGCTCCACCTTCGATTCCACCGACGAAGGCAATATCGGTCCCTGCGCCGACTTCCTGGTCAAGAAGTACGACCAGCCGCGCCTGATCTTCGGCCCCGGCTATCCCGACCTTAGCACCTACGTGCATGAAGGCTACATGTTCTACAAGGATCGCCTGATCTCGGAATCGATCAAGCGCTTCGATCCGATCACGCCGATGAACGACCCGGACATGGCGAGGGTGCTGCAGCGCCAGACCGCCGAGAAGGTCGGGCTGCTGCCGCATCGTGTCCTGCATCGCGGCTCGGCCTTCGCGCATGACTATGTGCGGGACCAGCAGGACAAGGGCGTGCGCTACTTCCTCATGGACTGCGTCGACAATGACGACGTGGCGCTTGGCGCGGCAATCTTCCGGCGCGACCGTATCACCAGCGGTGCCGATGCCTTGGCGATCGAACTGGCCTCGCAGTGGGAAAAAGAAGGCGTCGGGCGCGCTCCGCAAGACCGGCCGAGGCCGATCCGCGGGCAGGGCGGGGAGGCGGTTCTGGTGGGAAGCTGCAGCGAAGTCACGCTGCGGCAGCGCGATCACTTCGCGCTTTCCAACCCGGTTCTCGACATCGACATCCGCGAGGCCGAGGGCGATATCCTGACCGAGAGATCCCTGGAGTGGGCGCAGACGCCGCTCGATGCGGGACGAGCGATCGGATTTTCGGTCGCCGGCGATCCGGATGCCGTCACATGGGCGCAGTCGATGTTCGGCGTGATGGGGGCGGCGCGCAAGGCCGAAGCGATCCTGGCCGGCATCGCCAGGGGATTGGCGGACAGGGGGGTTCGCAAGTTCGTCGTGTCGGGAGGCGAATCCTCCGGCGCGATCGTCCAGGCGCTGGGCATTCAGAGCATGCAGGTGCTTCCCTTCGACGAGCTCGGCGCCGGCTCCTGCGTCTCGCATGACGACAGGCGTATTTCGCTGTTCCTTAAGCCAGGAAAGATCGGCACCGAGGACGTGTTTTCCGCGGCGCTGGACAAGATGAGGGCGTGA